A segment of the Trifolium pratense cultivar HEN17-A07 linkage group LG7, ARS_RC_1.1, whole genome shotgun sequence genome:
ttaattttgtaaaaaatttaaaactcaGTCTGaatttcattatttaaaaattcaGCACTTAATCTTAAATACTTATAGATTCTTCACAATAAAGTCTTTAACTGCAttgccaaaaaataaaataaatcacaaatTTCTTTGAGCGAGACATTGGATATCATAAATTAGGTACCCAACCAAGCTAAAAACATCAGAACCACACGTTTGGTTGGACTGGTTCAAGTTCACCCAAGTTAAAAACATAAGAACCAAACGTTTTGGGTTAGAGTGAGTCACCGGGTTGACCAATATCCATACATAAACCCGCACCAACCACCATAATAGCATCATAGCAGAGCTATATAGCTATCATAAGGTTAGGTTGCAACTTGCAAGGAAATCCGGAAGAGACCAAAAAGTAAGAATTTTGCAGACAATTTATGCAACaagttttatttattaaaaactCCCAACACGAACTAACAAGTTCAAATGACATTGGCTTAACACATTCAATGTTCCAGGAACCAACATGTTCAGAAGCGATTAAATATCTTCGACATCATAAGCATGGACTCAATCCGTATCGGCTGTTAAATTTATATCACATACAAGTACATGAAAGTGATTTAATCCAAAATCTAGTAATACTGAACAATTTGATTGAAAACCTTTATTGATTGCaaatggtgaaagaaaaaaaaggttttaGTTGTTGTCTTCACGGCCATAATCATAAATTATCTCAATCTGCATCAAGAACATAATAACAAATTCAGTCAGAAAGAAGGCACATTCTAGAGCAACATATATATTGGAACAGATATAAGGCTCTTATaagaaacagaagaaaacaAACAAGGAGCATAAAAAAATGCGGCATACAGCACAACAAGGACAACAGCTGTACTCACAAATGGAGAATCGGACTCCTATTCTTTTCTATATTCATCAATTGTTATCATATTTTATGAATATATCCTATCTGATCAATAATGGAAAAACAACAAATGACCTTGTTATTGATCTATATTGCAAGACCTTGATATTAGCTACACATGGGGGGTGGTAGATAGATTTTATAAGATGGGCCTGGAGAGTGTGATAAAAGCCTAGCAATAGGAACTTGTCACACAAATGAAGTAAATTTATGAAAGGAACAATTCTTATCTAACAAAGTGATTGTGTTATTGCGATTTCAAGGGTAATAAAGAGTTACTGTGGATTAAtacttgaaaataatttaaaactctaaaaatgattttttttgaaaacttggtatccggccttaggaccgactaatccaaggggaccaatctcaccgcctacttgcgggggccccatttaaagccagagtttttttgctctgtatggacttagcccaccgaaattggcaccagtgggaatcaaacctgagaccttgagaggagcatactccaagggcccaagccaacaccactcgaccaaccccaagtgggttaacTCTAAAAATGATTGATGCCGATTGTTAGAAACCAAAGAATAGAATGGAATAGaaagaatattattattatgaaattaGGAAATGATAGTAGAGAATCTCTCTTCCAAGAGTTTCCTTTGACAATCGAGTTGCTACTCTATTCAGAAATTTtacaaatttcaaaagataCCTCTTTAACTCCATAAATCCCctatttatacaaatatttCTCTAACTAAACAACTAACAAACTCCTTAACTAATTCTCCCTATTTTAACTCCTAAAACTGCTCCTCTTTAGTAGAACCTGATACACTAGTGGACCGGATCAATGCCTCACATTTGCCAACATTATTTTGAACCAACTCATTTAACAGTAGGGCAATGCGAGCTCAAGCAGGGTTCGTACAGGAATACTGGTTGCCTCACTTTATccctttatttaataattattttttataaaataaaatacaatgcGTGGTGGGTCAAGCTGGGTTGTAATGCATTTGTTAACACACTACCTGATGATAAACTCCCCCAAAATATGTTCCATCTTTTCCCACTAGGACTATTCTTCAGTGAGCACCagaattccattttttttttcaatgggATCTAAATCAACTTGCCTCCACCATTCCTATTAAAGGAGTAGTGAGATCAGTCAGCAATTCTGTATGTTTGTGTTGCTGCTGGAATGCCTCTCGCACCTCAGTCTGCAGGTCTGAGAAGGACTCAGGGATACCCGCAACAATTTCTATCAAGGAGCTAAGTTTGGCTGAATGAACATTCAACTGACTGACCTAATGCACTAGAGCATTAATTCGTTGTGAAGCCAGTTGGGGTTGCATACACTAAATTCTCCCTCTCCTAACCTCTCAACCAAAGCAGAGGCAAATGCATGTTCAGTGCAATGGAGGCAACTGTCCCCACAAAcagtttataaaatattttagtatACTTAATAGGTGTTAACTTTATAAGAGAATATTTTCGGTTAGCTGTTTTTGGATGGTCTGGATGTGTCATGTGAACACCCCTATGCACTATGGACAAGGTAGAAGAAAATATTGAAAGTAAGATCAAACAAGTAAACTCCATGGTTCCTAGCTACAAGTTGAAACTGATATGGAAACACACAAGAGTACAAGACCCCTTCTCTCCTTCTGAACAGCTCTCTATAACAAATTGGTTCTCTTTTTCCTCCAACTAACATTCCCACCCATTTTTATTTACAAGTTAGTCTCCCCCCTTATGAGACCCCTTCTTATAACTATAAACATATCAATTTCATagccttcttcatcttcattattatattattatgacaATCTGACATATCAGTAGGACTGTTTCAAGCATTCCATTGCTTGTTCAATAATTAAAACTGATTTAATTATCCACTAATTGGGATAGAGAGAAACATTATGAAGGGAATCATTATGGTAACTTGTAATatcatcacacacacacacacacacattagTGTATAGTTTCACTTTCAGAGTTGGGATGGAGCACACTTATTCTCAGCGATATGGAAATCAGGTTTGTCACTTCACTTAACAACCACAGAAAAGTTCAATACATTTTACAAAGAGATTTTAAAATACACATGAACAAACAGATATTTGGGCCATTTTGCGATACTCTTAATGACAGGGTCATGAGCTGAGATAGCAACACAGTCCTCTTGGCAAGAGAAAAATGCAGGGCTACATGCATCTGTTAGCATCTTGCATAGGGCTCTATGTATATCTCTCTCACTGAATGAACAAACTTGTCCTAAACTCCACAAACACACACATTCATATGTATAGTGTGTATGTATACAAGAATGAAATAAGAGGCgcaaataaaaaaggaaaagataaaCTAAGTACATAACCATAATGACTTACCCCTTCAGGTGGAGGTGGGTTGCGAGTAAACTTGGAACCACCAGGTGCCCATGGAACTATTAAACAGCagaaataacaataacaaaaggTAGTATCAGAATAGCATTAAATAGTAAGGCATgaaagaaatattaaaattagtAGAATTTTACAAACTCTGTAAAGCAAGGAACTAAAATCAACCCCCAAGACtagaaaaactaaaacaaatggGCAATACATTGCCATTGTGCCTTTGCCCGAAGGCGGATTGTAGCTGAGGTGAATGAAATGTTTCATACGAATGACTTTCTTTCGAAGTTTAATAGTTGAGTTACAGTGACAAACAAAGGTACTGATTACTGTGAACATTTCATAAATCTTACAATTTAGCTAAGCTTTGTGTTTcagattatatatattataattataataattacatatgaacaaaaggtagacgggcaacaagctgcgccgctaaaCCTTTTTGAATAGCAAAACTCAATTTTTGAACAACTACATCCATCTACCTAGGCGAAACAACATTACATTTCATAAATCTTACAATTAAATATAACAACATAATATTCAGATGATTTTTCAACCATGTATAATTACCTAAAATTCGTGAGCTACTAGgtataataaaagaaatcaaATCTTGAGTGTATGATTTGTTTACCAATATAAGGATCAGGATGGCGCCACTTATTGTAGCTAGCTTCAGCATCCACTATCAACCTATCAATGGTATCGGGATCTTCCTGTACATTATACATCCAATACAACGGTCAACATCAGATTTGTTATATAGAAAATGGAACATTCCAATCACAACACAGTACCAAAAATGCGGTTTAATTATGAAATTGTAGAACCAAATTAGGGTGAATGCAAGTGCAAAATTGGATGATCTCGAGAAGAGGGAAACTCACCACGTGTTTGTTTTGCTCGAACCTATCGCGGAGATTTGAAGCCTGAAaagggagagaaagagaaaggaaTCAGATTAAAGATGaattcaaattgaaaatgaaattggGGAATTAAATGAATGAGAGTGAAGAGATGGATACGTCTTCGTAGAAGAGGTGGCGATGTACGGCCCAGTTGAGAGTGTCTTTGAGGGCACGGCGGTAGAGAATCCGAACCTTCTCCTTCTGCGCCGCTCGCCGAGCAACGTACGCTGCCGTCGATGTTAAGCtcatttctctttctctcttttttcctttttctttttttttacttcactTCAGACTATCATTTCATAAcaacgagagagagagagagagagagagagagaaaaaccaGCTACTTTACTACACGGCGTCGTATCATCATCATTGGGCTTTTGGGCTTCTTAATTTTGGACCAGTACTTACGACTTGTGGAGGCTATTTTACACCCCCTTttatctttattaatatatgtcCTCTTatgaattttgtcaaaaaagaaatcctctgttgaatttcaatatttctttttaactttttgaaATATGTATGTCATTATAGTTGAGAGGGAAGAATTTATTTGTGTTCTCACATGaaataaattgttttctttGTTCTTCTCTTTGTCAGTACCAAGTAGAAGGTTTTGTAGTTGAAAATGACTAGCAATCAACAATTTTTGTGTTACAAGTGGGAGGTTAGAATTCTCACGTTGTTTAGAAAAATAGAGGTTGACCATTTTTTAAATTAGATGACTCATTATTTTAATGACTTAAAGTTTTGATAAATATGTGGTGTCAAACTCACTTGTATGATTGTTCTTGCTCATGACCCTATAGTGGTATCAAAGTTGGTTCGAACAGTTCCTTTAATCACCGACAATTGAAAGAGAGATTGTTGTGTAGCAAGTGTGGGGTTATAATTTTACATTGCTTAAAAAAGTAGAAGTTGAAGAATTTATAAATGAAATTGTGGTTGGTGTGTGTTGGGTTATGAGAATGTGGGAGAATCATCAACATTAGACCAAAAGTAATTacatcatatatttatttttaaggtattaggtttatgagtcatttcatttataaattcttcaactttcattttttaagcaacaaaaaaattgtgagAATGGATCAACCTCCACCAAAGAGTATTCATGTACTTACTCTCCAAATGTTGGCACATCATGCTCATACTaaagggggtgtattggattaggattttataggattttaaaagactttcttatgataaaaaaatcttgtggtattcaatcaagacttttagaaaagttaaataaatcttgtggtattcaattaagacaattaaaattttttttttcagggcaacaaaatctgttggtattcaattgagatttcttgccacttttaaaatgtctattggtattcaaaagtctacggattttgatggattcttctttgcaatggattttgatggactttttagttgaaaatacacacaAAACAATCATCCAACAATCTCTCCCAAACCCATGagactttttataatatttcaagACTTTTTTTCCCTTCTACAGAATAGAACATTACCAGTATTCTGATTTTCTTTTCACCGTCAACTCCCGTTCAATctctttcaaatttcttcatGGTGATTTCTTTTGAATGACAATGGACATGCATACAAGTGTACTCAATATTGTTCATATATATTATTGcccattgattttaattttttcaattcattgttgttttctttctttcttatatattatgaatctatgatcgattttaattttttcaatttattgttgttttctttctttctttattatatattatgaatctatgatcgattcataattttttttccttgtatCTCCAAATCAAAAGGAAGGGATGTACTTGTTTTTTTCACGTTAATTATCATTCAACTGGTTTGGTCATTGGTGTGGCAgccttaattatttttttttcattcacttctttttctttttcaccaagAATGGAAagtttttttcaatattaaaaatccataaagtcaattgaaatcttaaaaatctgtattataaaatccattaaagtcttttaaaatccaaattGGAAAATcctgattgtaaaaagtcttttaaaaaagtcttaaaagtctatacaatcctataaaatcttttaaaatcttcaagattttttttgttaaaattgtcCGTCAAAATCCTAATCAAATACACTCCCCTAAGTCTCATTGGGTGGATTTGGTGGGGGAAAAATTAATCTGAAGAAAACCAAACCTTAAATATggtcaatttgaattttattttatcacaaaCAGGACGGACCCAAGGGGGGGCAAGCAGGGGCTCCAACCCCCCCTCCCCTATGCATATATGTTAATTAATATGTATAACTTTTAATGTATATTAGTTGCTAATGACACCTTTTAATTTACCGACTCTTGTTTTAGGTGcttctaaataaattattgtgattttatcttataattttgagttaaatatattttttgtctttataaaattaagagtttttaagttttgtccttcaaaaaatttacttttagtccatatttgtattttatagcaattattttgaggactaaaagtatcaattttttgtaaaaatatttgaaaatagggACTATTCTTACGAAACTATAAGATTTTAGAGAATATtttcagttaaaatttaataggactaaacataaaaactcgttattttataaggacaaaaaatatatttaactctattatttattattaaaaaaagaaattcaaccCCCCATGTGATtgatttctggatccgtccctgatcACAAACCAATTCATAATCATTTAAGATAATTGAATGAAATGATACAAATCTCTAAACCAATAATCCTAAAATTTGAACTCAAGCCATAgtaaatagaaatataacaatttttttgagtaaaaatgtCATTTACATAATGCTACTTGATGCAAGTGATTAGTGAGAATGAATCCTCTCAATTTATTTCCTCTcaattttcctcaattttcacATCTCAACCATCTATCAACTTTTGttcatttcttttaaatttaaatattgtcCTATATTTATAATCTAATGGTCTAGAAACCCACATTAtttcctcaaaaaaaaattcaacttgaGAATCCTCTCTCGTGATTAGTTTAATTGTGTATAGAGACATGTCCATTTCAAGTATTAAAAAAACTTAGTCACAACTACAGCTGATTTTGATTGTAGtaattaagtattttttttggttgtagACAAAGGTATCATGTACAATTGTTGCAACTAATTCCATGAGATAAATGTGATTCATTTAAGATGTTGTCAACTTCCgacatatattttttcatatacacCGATCAGAGTCAAACAATGGAACAAATAATTAAGAGACCTAAATATCTATCACTTGTGTTCTAAGTTAATAAGTTAACAGGTTTTAAGTACAAAGTACCTTGTGGAGGATCCCATTCTCTTGTGCAATAATAAAAACAGGGGACAGAAGTAGAAATGAACTGTGTTCTGTTCGGTGACAAAATTCATGAGTGCTAGCCTACAGGGCCACAGCCATTAAGTTGATTTATCGAATTACCTAATTAGGCCCCATTGGTGTTCCTGTGAAGCAtaagagatcctttatcaaaaTCTCACAAAAAAGTGATATAATTAATGAGTTTGGCATGCGGTGCGATGGCAAACCTATCTCAGTACAACTAGAAATACGGATCAATACGGTGCCTGAGTTCATGAGACCAATTAATATAGATTGGTGGTGATGATGTGGGTGGTAGCTGAGTTAATCACTCTCCAACTGCACCagaaattatattattaagttTAATTGATACTACTGCCTTTGTTACACAAGTGTCACTTTTGCTCATACTAATAGATAAGTACTACTAATGTATTTCGGTTTTCACTTTTCAGTAGTAGAAAAGAAGTATGCATATATCATAATAATCATACAAAGCACAATCAAAACAAAAAGCTTCATCGCTAACTTCAAGATAATTACTAATAAACAACCACAATATGACAATCTCACTCAATTCTTGTCaaattcaagaaagaaaaaaaacattacagTAGTCGAGAAGTTCTTGTTTTTCATCCATCCAATGGAAAAAGTCACATATTTTGTGACACTTCAAATTCTGCAGAATTCCTAGGTATCCAGACAACACAAGGAAGCCTCTTCCTTCTTGCTTTTCTCAAGATGAGAGACACATTAACctttcctatatatatatatatatatctatctaCAAAAGAACATACTTAGATCTGtatataataatcatatacCAGTGACCAATTAAGGAGTAATGGGATTAATTAGCAGCAAAATATGCTAAAACCCCAACAAATGGTGCATTAATGTATGTGGTTGGCTCAGACTTTCTAAAATCAGCCCTGTCATCCACATAAACATCATCTTCTGCAGGTCCTCCCACAATGGCTCCTACAAGAACATTTGGGTTAGGATTTGTTGAGTTGAAGTAAATGGAACCTTCTTTGCAAGCAATCTTTTGAGGATGGTCATTAATAGATGGTAAAGATGAACCACGGTGATGAATGCGTTGTGGATAGTTATTACCATAACCAACCATGTAAGATAAACCCAATGGATTGTCACCTAAAATGTAATCAACTTGTTTCTTAGCACGCTCCCGAAGTGTCTGTGCACTAACATAAACATTTCCACAGTTTATGGTCTGTGACGTGCGAGATAAGTAATTTGCATAGACCAATTCAAGAAAAGCAATTGAAGTTGCATGTTGTAAGTTGCTTCCACCAGGTCTGTATATGAGTCCACCAGGAGTGTACTCTATGTGTGAACTTGATGTTTCTGGTAATAGTGTGCATAGGAAGCTCTCTGCTGAGGTCTTGTATGATTCAAGAGATTCTACATTTCCTTCTAGCACTTCCTAAAAGTACAATTTATTAACTATTAATCAGCATACATTAGTACTCCTATATCAAAAGACGTGTATACATGTTCTAATCACatataaatttgtttaattttcaaatatgtCTTTTGTTAGTTATTATGTCCGAAAATTTACTAACAAAACAAAAGACacggagattttttttttgcgatTTTGATGTATAAACCTTAGGAACTAAAATGATAAAGGACTATTTAGTCTATAAATTTGGCTTGTGTGATTTCAATAATAGAATAGAAATAGAATAGGGTGTGACCTTGGAGACAAGAACGTTAAGGCCAGCATGCTTGTTGTCCCAACCGAACTCATTTATGTTATCCTCAGCACCAAGTGTTTTACCATTGCTTTGAATGTAGTTGAGGAAATTGTCACCCTGCGTCGCTCTCCTTAACCATGCGGCTCCCCATAACAATTCGTCCTGTTGTATACAATGCATCAAAACAAATTACATGTCAAAATCTGTGTTATTAATCAacacatataattaattattgtttacgaatttaattaaactaatttcCTACTAGTATTTAATTTGATTGTGATTGAAGCATAATGCATGTCAGTTTGGAATAGTGCCAAAAATTCTCGAGATGCAATTAGTCTAACACTTTCATTATGGGTCGAGATCACGTTAAAGAGAATTAAGACTAGTGaattacttttaattaattaattaattagataatCAATTAATTGTTCACACATTCACTAAAACAAATTGTGAGCTAGAGACAAAGGTGTCATCGTCATTTTATAAATCTATTCATTTTCAAATAAGACGAAACACAAAATCAACTAAAATGTTCACAACTCGATTCTCACAAGTTTTGAAAGATCACTGTCACagtaattttaacaaaaactatACGCTATAAAATTAGTGTAACACCAAGAGAAAAGGGAGCACTTGTAAAAAAAGAGAGCAAAAAACTCCAAACCCCCACCgcttatatttatttaacttaTTTCGTCACATGACTTGTTTTATTCTCTTTTATATTTACTTTATTTCCCATACGTACCTGTTGTAATAATTGTAAgtaaatatatacttttttttgttacactaATTAGAAATGCTAAATCACAGACGTATTGATTTGTTCatcaactaaaattaaagtctTTCTTATAGCTTCTATTTAATGCAATTTTGTAAGAATCCTTGATCACGTGAATACATTGCAATATCTTTGTCCATATATCATTTTCTCAGTCTCTTGAATGGAAAGTTCAAAATGATATCATCGAATACCTATAAAAAGGAAAAGGCCAATACTAGTAATTGAAAGCaattattattactaacctGGTATCCATCAAAATCACAATAATAAGGGCAGGCACCATCCTTAATATTGGCATTGTCACTGTATGCACCTCTGTAATTATCTGCATATTGAAAGGCATTAACAGCATTTCGGAGTAATGTCTCTGAATAACCGGGATCCGATGAACGGAATGCCATAGATGAAGCAGCAAGTGCGGCAGCTGTTTCTCCGGCGACATCAGAAGCTGGGTTAGGTGCATCAACCGCATACACTGTCCTGCTTGTGTCCATGTCTTCTGGTCTCTCCCAACAGTTATGGTCTGAAATTGGGTCACCCACCTAGTAGTACCATGTACAATgttatttaataatcaaatttaaattattcGCGCTAATTTTAATCATTCGATAAATGTTCAAAGTCTAACTCAAGTGTTTgagttgagatttttttttgagaCATTTGAAGGAGTTTGAAAATAaggtttaaaattaaaatactggcttctttttttagttacatgtataattttattttatttttttgataagatTACATGTATAAATTTTGATTTACATAGCTAACTCTGGTAAAAAGAAATACTAATATAAATGGAAgaactatattttaaaaaagaaataaaatagaaagtgAGGAACACTGGCATGTTTGGCGCGTGGTGGCGTATAATATACAGTTATGGTCCAAAAAGGTAAACAAACGAAAATTTACATTTATTGAGAAGAACAGTTGCAAAGGCGATGAAATTCACGGACTTCAGGGATAGGAAGTGGTCCATACGAATGCCAACGGACGCCTATGAGTGCGGGTTTGATACTTATCAAACTTATACTCGAATCATCACCAAAATCCAAATCTAAAGGTTGTTTGGGTGACAAAACAACATTCACGCCCACACTCATTgagttcgggttttttccacccaaacccaaacccaaacccgcagaacatttgaaaataatttgcaaatttaaaaaaatttaattctaaaatagactttgaattaaatttataaattacaactaaaattaaattctttcaagaaaatttaaacatagactttcaagaaattacaacatagacttttaagaaattaaattacaactaaaatttaaggtcttccaagaaaattgaaggagacta
Coding sequences within it:
- the LOC123899053 gene encoding endoglucanase 24-like is translated as MAAAFLCVFLLIGATISNNAAAHDYNDALSKAILFFEGQRSGFLPQDQRQKWRANSGLSDGWTYNFDLTGGYYDAGDNVKFGFPMAFTTTMLAWSVIEFGDNMPPNELRNALVAIRWSTDYLLKTVSQPNRIFVQVGDPISDHNCWERPEDMDTSRTVYAVDAPNPASDVAGETAAALAASSMAFRSSDPGYSETLLRNAVNAFQYADNYRGAYSDNANIKDGACPYYCDFDGYQDELLWGAAWLRRATQGDNFLNYIQSNGKTLGAEDNINEFGWDNKHAGLNVLVSKEVLEGNVESLESYKTSAESFLCTLLPETSSSHIEYTPGGLIYRPGGSNLQHATSIAFLELVYANYLSRTSQTINCGNVYVSAQTLRERAKKQVDYILGDNPLGLSYMVGYGNNYPQRIHHRGSSLPSINDHPQKIACKEGSIYFNSTNPNPNVLVGAIVGGPAEDDVYVDDRADFRKSEPTTYINAPFVGVLAYFAAN
- the LOC123899474 gene encoding NADH dehydrogenase [ubiquinone] 1 beta subcomplex subunit 9, whose product is MSLTSTAAYVARRAAQKEKVRILYRRALKDTLNWAVHRHLFYEDASNLRDRFEQNKHVEDPDTIDRLIVDAEASYNKWRHPDPYIVPWAPGGSKFTRNPPPPEGIEIIYDYGREDNN